From a region of the Poecile atricapillus isolate bPoeAtr1 chromosome 4, bPoeAtr1.hap1, whole genome shotgun sequence genome:
- the FABP1 gene encoding fatty acid-binding protein, liver — translation MSFTGKYELQSQENFEPFMRAMGLPEDQIQKGKDLKSISEIVQDGKKFTITVTTGSKVITNKFTIGEESEIELMTGEKVKVVVQMEGNNKLVTQVKGMKSVTELNGDTITYSMTKGDITLKRVSKRI, via the exons ATGAGCTTCACTGGAAAATATGAGCTCCAGTCCCAGGAAAACTTTGAGCCCTTTATGAGAGCCATGG GGCTCCCTGAGGACCAGATCCAGAAGGGCAAGGACCTCAAGAGCATCTCAGAAATTGTACAGGATGGGAAAAAGTTCACGATTACTGTGACCACTGGCTCCAAAGTTATAACAAACAAGTTCACCATTGGGGAGGAGAGTGAGATAGAGTTGATGACTGGAGAGAAAGTGAAG GTTGTTGTGCAGATGGAGGGTAACAACAAACTGGTCACACAGGTGAAAGGCATGAAATCCGTCACAGAGCTCAATGGAGACACCATCACCTAC tcCATGACCAAGGGTGACATCACCTTGAAGAGAGTCAGCAAGAGAATCTAG
- the THNSL2 gene encoding threonine synthase-like 2: protein MEYVSTRGGARAVDFEGALFSGYAPDGGLFMPQRIPSLDRDTLQRWSSLSYPELVKELCSLFVPAKLVPRNVLNDLIDRAFSRFRHKNVVHLSRLKDGLNILELWHGVTYAFKDLSLSCTGQFLQYFLEKKQKHVNILVGTSGDTGSSAIESVRGQKNVDIFVLLPKGLCTQIQELQMTTVIEDNVHVFTAHGNSDEIDEPIKELFADVNFAGKYNLMSLNSINWSRIMVQIAHYFYAYFQCVPSLDTTPLPVVEIVVPTGGGGNITAGCIAQKMGLPIRLITVVNSNDIIHRTVQHGDFSLAESVKATLASAMDIQEPYNVERILWLLSGSDSCLIKTLMEQFNISKRLKLPEDLHRKLSETLGSCSASDQDIVGAMRRCWEENQYLLCPHSAVAAHYHYSQPHSIPRCCLAPASAAKFQNAVLQAGLVPQIPSEITALMAMETRSTPLEWGQDWAQMLRGRIEAVAQRWEAQAGQSAPQGRGGSLGR, encoded by the exons ATGGAGTATGTCAGCACACGGGGAGGCGCGAGGGCCGTGGACTTCGAGGGAGCCCTTTTTTCTGGCTATGCACCCGATGGGGGCCTCTTCATGCCCCAGCGCATCCCCTCGCTGGACAGGGACACTCTGCAAAGGTGGAGCAGCCTCTCCTACCCTGAGCTGGTGAAGGAGCTGTGCTCCCTCTTCGTCCCGGCCAAGCTAGTCCCGCGGAACGTGCTCAATG ACCTGATCGACAGGGCCTTCAGCAGATTCAGACACAAGAATGTCGTGCATCTGTCCAGGCTGAAAGATGGGCTGAACATTTTGGAGCTCTGGCATGGTGTTACGTATGCATTTAAGGACCTGTCCttgtcctgcacaggacagtttttacagtattttttggagaaaaagcagaagcatgTCAATATTCTGGTGG GGACTTCAGGGGACACGGGCAGCTCGGCCATCGAGAGTGTGAGAGGGCAGAAGAACGTGGACATCTTTGTTCTGCTGCCCAAGGGACTCTGCACCCAGATACAGGAACTTCAGATGACCACTGTCATTGAAGACAACGTCCATGTCTTTACTG CTCATGGGAACAGTGATGAAATAGATGAGCCGATCAAGGAACTGTTTGCTGATGTCAATTTTGCTGGAAAATACAACCTGATGAGCTTGAATTCCATCAATTGGTCCAGGATTATGGTGCAGATTGCTCACTACTTCTATGCTTACTTTCagtgtgtcccatccctggataCCACCCCATTGCCAGTGGTGGAAATTGTTGTGCCcacgggaggaggaggaaatatCACag cTGGCTGTATTGCCCAGAAAATGGGTCTCCCAATTCGACTTATTACTGTGGTGAACAGCAATGACATCATTCATAGGACTGTTCAACATGGAGATTTCTCACTGGCAGAGAGCGTGAAGGCTACGTTAGCATCAGCCATGGATATCCAA GAGCCTTACAATGTGGAGAGGATCCTCTGGCTGCTCTCAGGCTCTGACAGCTGCCTGATAAAAACTCTGATGGAGCAATTCAACATCTCAAAAAGGCTGAAGCTGCCAGAGGATTTGCACAGAAAG CTCTCTGAGACCCTGGGATCGTGCTCAGCCTCTGACCAGGACATTGTGGGTGCCATGCGGCGCTGCTGGGAGGAGAACCAGTACCTGCTGTGCCCCCactctgctgtggctgctcactACCACTACTCACAGCCACACAG CATCCCCCGGTGTTGCTTGGCTCCAGCCTCTGCAGCCAAATTTCAGAATGCTGTTCTCCAAGCTGGCCTGGTTCCCCAGATCCCCTCTGAAATCACTGCCCTGATGGCAATGGAGACCAGGTCCACTCCCCTGGAGTGGGGACAGGACTGGGCACAGATGCTCCGGGGCCGGATTGAAGCTGTGGCACAGCGGTGGGAGGCACAGGCGGGTCAGTCTgcaccccagggcagggggggaTCACTGGGCAGGTAG